A region of Deltaproteobacteria bacterium DNA encodes the following proteins:
- a CDS encoding 2-C-methyl-D-erythritol 2,4-cyclodiphosphate synthase, with product MIGNWQRHSSRFGKRHLMRIGQGYDIHKLVPQRKFVLGGVEIPFDKGPLGHSDGDVLFHAITDALLGAAGLGDIGGYFPDTDPRWKDASSIHFLKEACLLLYKNGFLIENLDGTVHLERPKLAPYLKKIKENLSEVLRLPADRINIKAKTGEGIGEVGRGEAVVAQVIVLLTDQ from the coding sequence ATGATTGGGAATTGGCAAAGACATTCCTCCCGATTTGGGAAAAGGCATCTCATGAGGATCGGACAGGGTTACGACATCCATAAGCTGGTTCCCCAAAGAAAATTCGTGTTGGGAGGGGTAGAGATTCCTTTTGACAAAGGACCACTCGGCCATTCGGATGGTGATGTTCTTTTTCATGCCATCACAGATGCCCTTTTAGGGGCTGCCGGTCTGGGGGATATCGGAGGGTACTTTCCGGATACAGATCCCCGATGGAAAGACGCCTCGTCTATTCATTTTTTGAAAGAAGCATGCCTCCTGTTGTATAAGAACGGATTTCTCATTGAGAATCTTGACGGGACGGTTCACCTGGAGCGTCCTAAACTGGCGCCCTACTTAAAAAAGATAAAAGAGAACCTGTCGGAGGTGTTGCGGCTACCGGCCGATCGGATCAATATCAAGGCGAAGACAGGTGAGGGGATAGGAGAGGTCGGCCGCGGCGAAGCGGTTGTGGCGCAGGTCATCGTTTTGCTGACGGATCAATGA
- a CDS encoding TIGR02147 family protein → MPDIFNYLNYRHYLKDYYSEKKGKKGSHFSFRSFSRLAGLSSPNFLKLVIEGKRNLGGDGIQSFIKGLRLNKEESVFFEDLVHFNQATTDEERNQHYQRLSRSRRYRQVKQIEKDYFVYFSRWYYAAIRELVLLPEFKEDPIWIASKLAPAITPNEARVAIELLLELGFIKRDKNGKLTQSERNITTEREVASLAIKNFHRQMIEKAAESIEKTSHEKRDISSLTVALSKEKFEETKRRIQEFRRELNVLLSEEGKADSVYQINFQIFNLTEVRW, encoded by the coding sequence ATGCCGGATATCTTCAACTATCTCAACTACCGCCACTACCTCAAGGACTACTATTCCGAAAAAAAGGGGAAAAAGGGGTCCCATTTCTCCTTCAGGTCCTTTTCGAGGCTCGCCGGTTTAAGTTCTCCCAATTTTTTGAAGCTCGTGATTGAAGGAAAGAGGAATCTGGGGGGCGACGGGATTCAGAGCTTCATCAAGGGGCTCAGACTCAACAAGGAAGAATCGGTCTTTTTTGAGGACCTGGTTCATTTCAATCAGGCAACAACGGATGAAGAAAGAAATCAGCACTATCAAAGGCTCTCCCGCTCCCGCCGGTACCGCCAGGTCAAACAGATTGAGAAGGATTACTTCGTTTATTTTTCACGTTGGTATTACGCCGCCATTCGTGAGTTAGTACTCCTCCCGGAGTTTAAGGAAGATCCAATCTGGATTGCCTCGAAACTGGCCCCTGCCATCACACCGAATGAGGCACGGGTTGCCATTGAACTCCTGCTCGAGCTCGGATTCATAAAAAGGGACAAGAATGGCAAACTGACGCAATCGGAAAGAAATATCACAACCGAACGGGAGGTCGCTTCCCTTGCAATCAAGAATTTTCATCGGCAGATGATTGAGAAGGCGGCAGAATCGATCGAAAAGACTTCTCATGAAAAGCGGGATATCTCCTCACTGACCGTCGCCTTGTCTAAGGAGAAGTTTGAGGAGACGAAGAGAAGGATCCAGGAATTCCGTCGGGAGTTGAATGTGCTTCTCTCCGAAGAGGGAAAAGCCGATTCGGTCTATCAGATCAATTTTCAGATCTTCAACCTCACGGAGGTCCGGTGGTGA
- the uvrB gene encoding excinuclease ABC subunit UvrB, which translates to MRDSKKFKLVSEFSPKGDQPRAIASLIEGLQKGERHQTLLGVTGSGKTFTMAHVIANLNRPALVIAPNKTLAAQLFSEFRELFPENAVEYFVSYYDYYQPEAYVPAQDLYIEKDSSINEEIDKLRHSATRSILERRDTIIVASVSCIYGIGSPESYHGLVVSIQKGAELPRSQLLKDLVKVQYERNDYDFHRATFRVRGDVVEIFPAHEEQRAIRVEFFGDEIERVSEIDALRGTVLRDLDQMTIYPASHFVTREEQTRRAIQTIREELQEQLTFLRNHAKLLEAQRLEQRTNFDLELMEEMGFCKGIENYSRHLTGRGPGEPPPTLIDYYSRDFLLIIDESHITIPQLNGMYNGDRSRKQTLVEYGFRLPSAKDNRPLKFEEFEKLANQTVYVSATPADYELKKSKGFVVEQLLRPTGLLDPKPVVRPVARQVADLEKEIRARVERKERVLVTTLTKKMAEDLTRFYQEKGIRVKYLHADVETLERVEILRSLRLGEFDVLIGINLLREGLDLPEVSLVAILDADKEGFLRSERSLIQTFGRAARNANGEVILYADQETESMKKALAETRRRREVQAEYNTKHGITPTSIKKNISEALRSVYEKDYFTVPVEKQGVGQEVSADQLATTIQELKEKMKKAATAMEFEKAAEIRDQIRVLRDRELTLGIKV; encoded by the coding sequence ATGAGGGATTCAAAAAAGTTCAAACTGGTATCAGAGTTTTCTCCCAAGGGGGATCAGCCAAGGGCGATTGCCTCACTGATAGAGGGTTTGCAAAAGGGTGAACGGCATCAAACCCTTCTGGGGGTGACGGGATCGGGCAAGACCTTTACCATGGCCCATGTCATCGCCAATCTGAACAGACCAGCGTTGGTGATTGCGCCCAACAAGACCCTGGCCGCTCAACTTTTTTCTGAATTTCGAGAGCTTTTCCCTGAAAATGCCGTTGAATATTTTGTTTCTTATTATGATTACTACCAGCCTGAGGCGTATGTTCCGGCGCAAGATCTCTATATTGAGAAAGACTCTTCCATTAATGAAGAGATTGACAAGCTCCGCCACTCGGCAACCCGTTCCATCCTGGAGAGGCGGGATACGATCATTGTTGCGTCAGTTTCTTGTATCTACGGTATTGGCTCTCCGGAGTCGTATCATGGTTTAGTCGTTTCCATTCAAAAAGGAGCGGAGTTGCCGCGGAGCCAGCTTCTGAAAGATCTGGTCAAGGTTCAATATGAGCGGAACGACTACGATTTCCATCGGGCAACATTCCGTGTTCGAGGTGATGTGGTGGAAATTTTCCCGGCCCATGAAGAACAGCGTGCGATTCGTGTCGAGTTTTTTGGTGATGAGATTGAGAGGGTCTCAGAAATTGATGCGTTACGAGGGACGGTCCTAAGAGATTTGGATCAAATGACAATCTATCCTGCGTCCCATTTTGTAACTCGCGAGGAACAGACCCGGCGGGCGATCCAGACAATCCGGGAAGAGCTTCAGGAGCAACTGACCTTCCTCCGAAATCATGCCAAATTGCTCGAGGCCCAGCGCCTGGAACAGAGGACCAACTTTGATCTGGAGCTCATGGAAGAGATGGGATTCTGTAAGGGGATTGAGAATTATTCACGCCATCTGACGGGTCGTGGCCCGGGCGAGCCTCCTCCAACACTCATCGATTATTATTCGCGCGATTTTCTACTCATTATTGATGAGAGCCACATAACGATCCCCCAACTCAACGGGATGTACAATGGAGACAGGAGCCGGAAGCAGACGCTTGTTGAGTATGGATTTCGCCTCCCCTCGGCGAAGGATAATCGTCCCCTGAAGTTTGAAGAGTTTGAGAAGTTGGCGAATCAGACGGTCTATGTTTCAGCGACCCCGGCCGATTATGAACTCAAGAAGTCCAAGGGTTTCGTTGTCGAACAACTGTTGAGGCCAACGGGCCTGCTCGACCCAAAACCGGTTGTTCGCCCGGTGGCTCGGCAGGTCGCTGATCTGGAGAAGGAGATTCGGGCCCGCGTTGAACGAAAGGAAAGGGTTTTGGTAACGACACTGACCAAAAAAATGGCCGAGGATCTGACCCGTTTCTATCAGGAGAAAGGGATACGTGTGAAATACCTTCATGCCGATGTGGAGACACTGGAGCGGGTAGAGATTTTGCGTTCCCTCCGGCTGGGGGAATTTGATGTCCTGATTGGGATCAATCTTCTGCGCGAGGGATTGGATTTGCCCGAGGTCTCGCTCGTTGCGATCCTTGATGCCGACAAAGAGGGCTTTTTGAGATCGGAACGGTCACTCATCCAGACCTTTGGTCGCGCGGCACGGAATGCCAATGGCGAGGTGATTCTTTATGCCGATCAGGAGACCGAATCGATGAAGAAGGCGCTGGCAGAAACCCGGCGGCGCCGGGAGGTCCAGGCCGAATACAACACGAAGCATGGGATTACCCCGACGTCGATTAAGAAGAATATCAGTGAGGCCCTTCGGTCTGTTTACGAAAAGGATTATTTTACCGTTCCTGTTGAAAAGCAAGGTGTTGGACAAGAGGTGTCGGCCGATCAACTGGCGACCACCATTCAAGAGTTGAAGGAGAAGATGAAGAAGGCCGCTACCGCTATGGAGTTTGAAAAGGCTGCCGAGATTCGGGATCAAATCCGGGTGTTGAGAGACCGGGAGCTGACCTTGGGAATCAAGGTTTGA
- a CDS encoding CarD family transcriptional regulator: MPSEFKPGDKAVYPAHGVGEIKAIETKEISGSKQTFYILKILDNGMTIMVPKQNVQSVGLREIIDEDQVDEVYEILKERDIAIDNQTWNRRYREYMDKIKTGSVYEIAEVLRDLSILKFEKELSFGERKMLDTARSLLVKELSIAQGEDEEEILKKITKIFKS; the protein is encoded by the coding sequence ATGCCATCTGAATTCAAACCGGGGGACAAGGCGGTTTATCCTGCTCATGGGGTGGGTGAAATTAAGGCGATTGAGACCAAAGAAATTTCCGGGAGCAAACAGACTTTTTACATCCTGAAAATTCTCGATAACGGCATGACAATCATGGTGCCGAAGCAGAATGTTCAGTCGGTTGGGCTCCGTGAGATTATTGACGAGGATCAGGTTGATGAAGTCTATGAAATTCTTAAGGAAAGAGATATTGCGATCGATAACCAGACCTGGAACCGACGTTACCGGGAGTACATGGACAAAATCAAGACCGGTTCAGTTTATGAAATTGCCGAGGTTTTGCGGGACCTCTCCATTCTGAAGTTTGAGAAAGAACTCTCTTTTGGCGAGCGAAAGATGCTCGATACAGCCCGTAGCCTTTTAGTCAAGGAGCTCTCCATTGCCCAGGGAGAGGATGAGGAAGAGATCCTCAAAAAGATCACAAAAATATTCAAGTCTTGA
- a CDS encoding beta-propeller domain-containing protein, whose product MKNILSGTIIGGFSLLLVTLSACNATMEDDVDQVIIDPDQPQVRIDYKDGPSNCERLDQYLNGFKEAGTNVPTSNPVASSPMNQSDGATASSEPVNDTSSDNGPEEMPGSPLQVREADIVKVDGNRIYLVRQKAGDSNSSLMLYHLENEQFFLQDSLNIRGLSKEFHLKGDTLLIIGESNNRSFETKLTLIKQDQKGRLVVQQETNLSKARYITSRTVGSTAYIVLESSLPVLPPFCSCERTLVPYEEKSSESKRLTMTTVPSQNRLISILSFEMEQEKPDLSARSVVIQGTNPIVSVNEESIYIGTSLMRGDYSQIFKFGLNKEGTEVSFEAAGMIPGHLSTAFVGGEYNDQFSMDEYEGYLRVATTSGQLRRSGRSGTESSLFVLKQEGEELKMVGTLRDLHAGEAIYAVRFVGDRGYVVTFKKIDPLFIIDLSNPENPEKVGELEVPGFSTYLKPLDEHHLLTIGKEADDQESFAWFLGVKLSLFDVSDPSKPQLVDSVVIGERGTESEALRDHRAFNYFSERNLLAIPVDLVVTTPNNDEGWRSVGTVDHSEEQIWKVDPSKGFTFIGAIRHDDLLNNETPAQCYDWDRPYTERATLRRALEVDDQLVTLSDKGLKSNSFEDLAEISSILFPQDG is encoded by the coding sequence ATGAAAAACATTCTGTCAGGAACGATCATCGGAGGGTTTTCACTCCTCCTCGTTACACTTTCCGCCTGTAACGCAACGATGGAGGATGATGTCGATCAAGTCATCATTGACCCCGATCAACCCCAGGTTCGAATTGATTACAAGGATGGTCCGTCAAATTGCGAACGTCTGGATCAATATCTTAACGGATTTAAAGAGGCAGGGACCAACGTGCCGACCTCCAACCCGGTGGCCTCATCACCAATGAATCAGTCGGATGGTGCAACCGCCAGTAGCGAGCCCGTAAATGACACTTCCTCTGACAACGGTCCAGAAGAGATGCCCGGCAGTCCACTTCAGGTGAGGGAGGCGGATATCGTTAAAGTGGATGGAAACAGGATTTATCTCGTCAGGCAGAAAGCGGGTGATTCTAACTCCTCCTTGATGCTCTACCATCTGGAAAATGAACAATTTTTTCTCCAAGACAGCCTCAACATCAGGGGACTCTCAAAGGAGTTTCACCTCAAAGGGGATACGCTTCTCATTATTGGAGAGTCTAATAATCGAAGTTTTGAGACAAAATTGACCCTCATCAAACAAGACCAAAAAGGGAGACTCGTTGTGCAGCAGGAGACAAACTTAAGCAAGGCAAGATACATCACCTCACGCACGGTTGGTAGCACAGCCTATATCGTTCTTGAGTCATCTCTCCCTGTTTTACCCCCTTTCTGTTCTTGTGAGAGGACACTCGTACCCTATGAGGAGAAGTCCTCTGAATCGAAGAGACTAACGATGACAACGGTTCCATCTCAAAACCGTCTCATTTCAATTCTCTCCTTCGAAATGGAACAAGAAAAACCAGACCTCTCGGCAAGATCAGTCGTTATTCAGGGGACCAATCCAATCGTCTCGGTGAATGAGGAGTCGATCTACATCGGGACCTCTCTCATGAGAGGGGATTATTCCCAGATCTTCAAATTTGGCCTAAACAAGGAAGGGACAGAGGTCTCTTTTGAGGCGGCCGGTATGATCCCGGGACACCTCTCCACAGCGTTTGTAGGCGGGGAGTACAATGACCAGTTCTCCATGGATGAATACGAGGGGTATCTGCGCGTTGCAACGACCTCCGGACAGCTCCGTCGATCCGGAAGATCCGGGACTGAGAGCTCCCTGTTTGTATTGAAGCAAGAAGGTGAGGAGCTCAAAATGGTTGGCACCTTGAGGGACCTTCATGCGGGTGAGGCGATCTACGCAGTCCGCTTTGTGGGGGATCGTGGCTATGTGGTGACCTTCAAGAAGATTGATCCTCTTTTTATTATTGATCTTTCCAATCCGGAAAACCCCGAAAAAGTAGGTGAGTTGGAGGTTCCGGGCTTTTCCACATACCTCAAACCACTTGATGAGCATCATCTCCTCACGATCGGTAAGGAGGCGGATGATCAGGAATCGTTCGCCTGGTTTCTCGGAGTTAAACTTTCCCTCTTTGATGTGAGTGATCCCTCTAAACCTCAGTTGGTTGACAGTGTTGTGATCGGTGAGCGAGGAACCGAATCGGAGGCATTGCGTGATCACCGTGCCTTCAATTATTTCAGCGAGAGAAATCTTTTGGCGATCCCCGTGGATCTGGTCGTTACAACACCTAACAACGATGAAGGCTGGCGATCCGTTGGCACTGTCGATCATTCAGAGGAACAGATTTGGAAGGTCGATCCCTCAAAGGGGTTTACCTTCATAGGGGCGATTCGCCACGATGATCTCCTCAATAATGAGACACCTGCCCAATGCTACGACTGGGACCGCCCTTATACTGAACGAGCCACCTTAAGGAGGGCCCTCGAGGTTGACGATCAACTCGTGACGCTCTCGGACAAAGGGCTCAAGTCAAATAGCTTTGAGGATCTCGCAGAGATTTCGTCGATCCTCTTTCCGCAGGACGGGTGA
- a CDS encoding cysteine--tRNA ligase, translating to MSLTIYNSLTRRKENFTPIHPPHVRMYVCGITAYDESHLGHARAAVVFDTIYRYLLYRKYDVTYVRNFTDVDDKIIKKANDSGLSCEAVSEKYIQSYTEVMKNLGVQPPHKEPRASLHIQEMLDLIRELEQKGFAYQVGGDVLYSVRSFQGYGNLSHKKIDELESGARVGVDEKKKDPLDFVLWKGAKPGEPKWASPWGEGRPGWHLECSAMSMKYLGESFDIHGGGRDLIFPHHENEIAQSEAATGNPFVRYWIHNGFVNIDQEKMSKSLGNIKTVRNILSHWPSEAVRFFLLSSHYRSPLNFNESVLDDAAEAVTRFYETLARLKSLPAGSEPLPEMNLLSTFEKNLDDDFNTAQFIGTLFNRLRRLNSWLDKQTSVDPASRDCFFEELQKSSTVLGIFGEDPVQFLEKRKKNSLVSSQLAPEQVESKIRERLEAKRLKDWQRADALRKELLAKGIELRDNPDGTTTWTVK from the coding sequence ATGAGCCTCACGATTTACAACAGTCTGACGCGTCGAAAAGAGAATTTTACACCGATTCATCCCCCCCATGTCCGAATGTATGTTTGCGGTATCACGGCCTACGATGAATCCCATTTGGGACATGCCCGTGCCGCCGTGGTTTTTGACACAATCTATCGGTACCTTTTGTATCGCAAGTATGATGTGACCTACGTCCGCAATTTTACCGATGTTGATGACAAGATCATCAAGAAGGCGAACGACTCTGGTCTTTCCTGTGAGGCTGTTTCTGAAAAATATATTCAATCCTACACGGAGGTCATGAAGAATTTGGGTGTTCAACCACCTCACAAGGAGCCACGAGCCAGCCTCCACATCCAGGAGATGCTCGATTTGATTCGAGAGCTTGAACAGAAGGGGTTTGCCTATCAGGTGGGAGGGGATGTCCTCTATTCCGTCCGGAGCTTTCAAGGATACGGCAATCTGTCCCATAAAAAGATTGATGAGCTCGAATCAGGGGCCCGGGTTGGAGTGGATGAGAAGAAAAAGGACCCGCTCGATTTTGTCCTCTGGAAGGGTGCCAAGCCGGGAGAGCCAAAATGGGCCTCGCCGTGGGGCGAAGGGAGGCCGGGTTGGCACCTGGAGTGCAGTGCGATGAGCATGAAGTATTTGGGAGAGAGTTTTGATATTCATGGGGGCGGAAGAGATTTGATCTTTCCTCATCATGAAAATGAGATTGCCCAGAGTGAGGCGGCCACGGGAAACCCGTTTGTTCGGTACTGGATTCACAATGGTTTTGTGAACATCGACCAGGAAAAGATGAGCAAATCGCTGGGGAACATAAAAACAGTTCGTAATATACTTTCCCATTGGCCATCGGAGGCGGTCCGTTTTTTTCTGTTGTCGAGTCATTATCGAAGCCCCCTTAATTTTAACGAATCTGTTTTGGATGATGCCGCCGAGGCGGTGACACGGTTTTATGAGACGCTTGCCAGACTCAAGTCACTCCCGGCCGGGAGTGAACCGCTGCCTGAGATGAATCTGCTCTCCACGTTTGAAAAAAACCTGGATGATGACTTCAATACCGCCCAGTTCATAGGGACTTTGTTTAACCGACTTCGCCGGCTCAATAGCTGGCTGGATAAACAAACTTCGGTTGATCCTGCCAGCCGGGATTGCTTCTTTGAGGAACTCCAAAAAAGCAGTACAGTTCTTGGCATTTTTGGAGAGGATCCGGTTCAGTTTCTGGAAAAGAGAAAGAAAAACTCGCTTGTTTCCAGTCAGCTTGCTCCGGAACAGGTTGAATCAAAAATCCGTGAAAGGTTGGAGGCAAAACGCTTGAAGGATTGGCAAAGAGCGGATGCCCTCCGCAAGGAGCTTCTCGCGAAGGGCATTGAACTTCGGGACAATCCGGACGGGACGACGACCTGGACAGTGAAGTAG
- the tsaD gene encoding tRNA (adenosine(37)-N6)-threonylcarbamoyltransferase complex transferase subunit TsaD has translation MIVLGIETSCDETAVALLRHDKRRWTLLSNKIASQEEIHTPYGGIVPELASRRHIEILRPMVEKTLEEANTPLNKIDGISVTHAPGLVGSLLVGLSFAKSLALGLQIPFIGVSHLEGHLNAPFLEHPGIPYPHIALVVSGGHTALYWVKQFGTYQFLGGTRDDAAGEAFDKTAKLLGLGYPGGPAIDRLAKEGNPRAIKFPRPKLPDYDFSFSGLKTAVRKVIEGKNGQPTQDHQLLMDLCASFQEAVIDHLTQKTMLAAKKKQVKAVLLTGGVACNSRLKEKLSESCRRATLKFFHPSPLFCTDNAAMIAYTGGHYLLQGKSSPMNLNALASLDLKNVKGAYGSCC, from the coding sequence ATGATTGTCTTAGGCATTGAGACTTCTTGCGATGAAACGGCAGTCGCCCTGCTTCGTCATGACAAGAGACGATGGACACTCCTTTCCAACAAGATTGCCTCCCAGGAGGAGATTCACACACCATACGGAGGAATTGTCCCGGAGCTGGCCAGTCGCCGTCATATCGAGATATTGCGGCCGATGGTTGAAAAAACTCTTGAGGAGGCTAACACCCCTTTAAACAAAATTGACGGGATTTCCGTCACGCACGCCCCGGGGCTTGTCGGTTCCCTTCTCGTCGGTCTCTCTTTTGCCAAGAGTCTTGCCCTGGGCCTTCAAATCCCGTTTATCGGGGTAAGTCATCTGGAGGGTCACCTGAATGCCCCTTTTCTCGAACACCCCGGAATCCCCTACCCTCACATCGCCCTTGTCGTCTCCGGGGGGCATACCGCCCTTTACTGGGTCAAACAGTTTGGGACCTACCAGTTCCTGGGAGGGACCCGGGATGATGCCGCAGGTGAGGCGTTTGATAAAACGGCAAAGCTCCTGGGCCTTGGTTATCCGGGAGGTCCGGCGATTGATCGACTTGCCAAGGAGGGAAATCCAAGGGCGATTAAATTCCCAAGGCCAAAACTTCCTGATTATGATTTCAGCTTTAGCGGATTGAAAACGGCGGTCCGCAAAGTGATCGAGGGCAAGAATGGGCAACCAACCCAGGACCATCAGTTATTAATGGACCTCTGCGCCTCCTTCCAGGAGGCAGTCATCGACCATCTCACCCAAAAAACAATGTTGGCGGCGAAGAAGAAACAAGTGAAGGCGGTTCTCCTAACGGGTGGTGTCGCCTGCAACTCGCGTCTCAAAGAGAAACTGAGTGAGTCCTGCCGAAGGGCAACGCTAAAATTTTTTCACCCGTCTCCGCTCTTCTGTACCGACAATGCGGCGATGATCGCCTACACCGGCGGGCATTATCTCCTTCAAGGGAAGTCGTCACCGATGAACCTGAACGCCCTTGCCAGTCTCGACCTGAAAAATGTGAAAGGGGCCTATGGGTCTTGTTGCTAG
- the ispD gene encoding 2-C-methyl-D-erythritol 4-phosphate cytidylyltransferase: MKVFAIIPAAGIGRRFGAQKQFLDLEGQPLLSYTLRAFENSPLIDGVYLAVPEGETSAVQQWSQWIARKKPVQIYPGGKERQESVRLGLKILPSCDFVLVHDGVRPFVTPSLIESVLEGAQAVGGCIPGLPLKETTKSVTEEGWVRETIDRTYLWSIQTPQAFSYEILREAFEKATKDNFYGTDEAMLVERLGRKIKVITGLPWNIKITTRDDWELAKTFLPIWEKASHEDRTGLRHP, encoded by the coding sequence ATGAAGGTTTTTGCCATTATTCCTGCAGCAGGAATCGGCAGACGCTTTGGGGCTCAAAAGCAGTTTCTGGACCTGGAAGGGCAGCCGCTTCTCTCCTATACATTGCGTGCCTTTGAGAATTCTCCTCTCATTGATGGGGTTTATCTTGCTGTTCCTGAAGGGGAGACCTCGGCGGTCCAGCAGTGGAGCCAGTGGATTGCCCGTAAAAAACCGGTTCAAATCTACCCGGGAGGAAAGGAACGTCAGGAATCGGTCCGTCTAGGGCTCAAGATATTACCTTCGTGCGATTTTGTTCTGGTTCATGATGGGGTACGGCCGTTTGTAACCCCCTCTCTCATTGAATCAGTCCTGGAAGGGGCCCAGGCGGTTGGGGGATGTATCCCGGGTCTGCCATTAAAAGAGACCACAAAAAGTGTCACAGAGGAAGGCTGGGTGAGAGAAACGATTGATCGAACCTACCTTTGGAGTATTCAGACTCCCCAGGCGTTTTCCTATGAGATCCTGAGAGAGGCTTTTGAGAAGGCAACAAAAGATAATTTCTATGGGACGGACGAGGCGATGCTCGTGGAACGCCTTGGCAGAAAAATTAAGGTGATTACAGGGCTTCCTTGGAATATAAAGATTACCACCCGGGATGATTGGGAATTGGCAAAGACATTCCTCCCGATTTGGGAAAAGGCATCTCATGAGGATCGGACAGGGTTACGACATCCATAA
- the rsmA gene encoding ribosomal RNA small subunit methyltransferase A, translating to MGLVASKNLGQHFLLNPTTIDQIVKKAGVKATEQVLEIGPGPGVLTRRLAETARRVIAVEKDERFAALLTKELETYKNLTIVGGDILDCSMEKLLGEGKWKVVANLPYNIATEVIFHLLKTDFLFSAFYLMVQKEVAERLVALPGSRSYGLLSIFSQILCQNRIIMKLPPGAFTPPPKVSSAIVEFLIHEEPRFPIHHLPTFELVVQAAFSQRRKMIHNCLKSGLPDHPWDQMERAMRAADISPNQRAEEISIEKYVELANNLFESQGSLA from the coding sequence ATGGGTCTTGTTGCTAGCAAGAACCTTGGTCAGCACTTCCTTTTAAATCCGACGACGATCGATCAGATCGTCAAGAAGGCAGGAGTGAAGGCAACGGAACAGGTATTGGAGATCGGCCCGGGTCCCGGTGTTCTGACACGCAGGCTTGCCGAGACAGCAAGACGGGTTATCGCCGTGGAAAAGGATGAGCGATTTGCGGCGCTCCTTACAAAAGAGTTGGAAACTTATAAGAACCTGACGATTGTTGGGGGAGATATCCTGGACTGTTCAATGGAGAAACTTCTTGGGGAAGGAAAATGGAAGGTCGTGGCTAATCTTCCCTACAACATCGCCACCGAAGTGATATTTCATCTCCTGAAAACCGATTTCCTCTTCTCCGCCTTCTACCTGATGGTACAAAAAGAGGTGGCAGAACGATTAGTCGCCTTGCCGGGCTCCAGGAGTTACGGGCTCCTTTCGATCTTCAGCCAGATTCTTTGCCAAAATCGGATCATCATGAAGCTGCCGCCAGGCGCCTTCACGCCCCCTCCCAAGGTCTCCTCGGCCATCGTTGAATTTCTGATCCATGAGGAGCCCCGTTTTCCAATCCATCACCTCCCAACATTTGAGTTAGTGGTCCAGGCCGCCTTCTCGCAGCGGCGTAAGATGATTCATAATTGTCTTAAGTCAGGTCTCCCCGACCATCCCTGGGATCAGATGGAGAGAGCGATGCGGGCAGCCGACATCTCACCAAACCAGCGGGCTGAAGAGATCTCCATAGAGAAGTATGTCGAGCTCGCCAACAACCTGTTTGAATCTCAAGGTAGCCTTGCCTAG
- a CDS encoding enoyl-CoA hydratase/isomerase family protein, with product MKKYLLIETDGPVLWIYLNRPEVKNAFNLEMAEELQKAIQKGIKDDSVSVLVLSGRGDTFSAGGDIRLMKETRDRKRFFLKISRIINQAVVNMQKGGKPVLAALPGYTGGIALGLALGTDIRIASTHATFNAATIRLGLVANGGTTSFLPRLVGTARAAEILFAGESIGANRAEQIGLINHVVTPEELKKVTQELALKLSQGPQQALRRLKQIFYQGLHSPLPAQLERERQAIAWSATTPDFEEGITAFLEKRKPLFK from the coding sequence ATGAAAAAATATCTTCTGATTGAAACCGATGGCCCCGTTCTCTGGATCTATCTAAATCGCCCTGAGGTAAAAAACGCCTTTAACCTGGAGATGGCAGAGGAACTCCAAAAGGCGATCCAAAAAGGGATAAAAGATGATTCCGTATCTGTCCTCGTCCTCTCAGGACGTGGAGATACTTTTTCAGCAGGGGGAGATATCCGTCTCATGAAAGAGACAAGGGATAGAAAACGATTCTTCCTCAAAATTTCCCGGATTATCAATCAAGCTGTTGTAAACATGCAGAAAGGGGGAAAACCTGTCTTGGCGGCCCTCCCCGGTTATACAGGGGGAATCGCACTGGGGCTTGCTTTAGGAACCGATATTCGAATCGCCTCAACCCATGCCACCTTCAATGCTGCAACAATCCGACTGGGACTTGTTGCCAATGGAGGAACCACCTCCTTCCTGCCACGCCTTGTCGGCACAGCGCGCGCTGCCGAGATCTTATTTGCGGGTGAGAGTATCGGGGCAAATAGGGCAGAGCAGATCGGATTGATCAATCATGTTGTCACTCCGGAAGAATTAAAAAAAGTGACCCAGGAATTGGCCCTCAAATTATCTCAAGGCCCCCAGCAGGCCCTCCGGCGCTTAAAGCAGATCTTCTATCAGGGCCTTCATTCCCCTCTCCCGGCCCAGCTTGAGCGTGAGCGGCAGGCAATCGCCTGGTCGGCAACAACACCCGATTTTGAAGAAGGAATAACCGCTTTCCTCGAAAAGAGAAAACCGCTATTCAAATAG